In Fibrobacter sp. UWB2, the following are encoded in one genomic region:
- the nusG gene encoding transcription termination/antitermination protein NusG, which translates to MSMQWYAVHTFTGQENNIKKRLEQMIEREGVQDKFGRILVPIREVVSNVRGKRRVSVQNLFPAYIIIEMELDELTQHLVSTINGVTHFGGMTRASRVPIPLRQSEVDRLLGVDPENSIEGEIQIPYTIGENVCIKEGPFKGFVGVVDEIMEAKIKVMVSVFGRSTPVELAFNQVESADA; encoded by the coding sequence ATGTCCATGCAATGGTATGCAGTCCACACCTTTACCGGACAAGAAAACAATATCAAGAAACGCCTTGAGCAAATGATTGAACGCGAAGGCGTTCAAGATAAGTTTGGACGTATACTCGTACCTATCCGCGAAGTTGTTTCCAACGTTCGCGGTAAGCGTCGTGTTAGCGTCCAAAATTTGTTTCCTGCATATATCATTATTGAAATGGAGCTGGACGAGCTCACCCAGCACCTGGTGTCCACCATCAATGGTGTCACCCATTTCGGCGGAATGACTCGCGCTTCTCGAGTACCTATTCCGCTTCGTCAGAGCGAGGTCGATCGTCTTCTGGGTGTTGATCCTGAAAACTCCATCGAAGGCGAGATCCAAATTCCGTATACAATTGGCGAAAATGTCTGCATCAAGGAAGGTCCGTTCAAGGGCTTTGTGGGCGTCGTAGACGAAATTATGGAAGCCAAGATCAAGGTCATGGTTTCCGTTTTTGGTCGTTCTACGCCAGTCGAACTCGCCTTTAACCAGGTTGAATCCGCCGACGCATAA
- the secE gene encoding preprotein translocase subunit SecE has product MRKVQQYVSESVQELKQVTWPTWEELKGSTLVVMLFSVIMGFYIAGLDFVLSLIVNLIMGRG; this is encoded by the coding sequence ATGCGTAAGGTTCAGCAATATGTATCAGAATCTGTCCAAGAACTGAAACAGGTTACTTGGCCCACCTGGGAAGAACTGAAGGGTTCTACTCTTGTTGTAATGCTTTTCAGCGTTATCATGGGATTCTATATTGCAGGACTTGATTTTGTTCTCTCTTTGATTGTAAATCTTATTATGGGTAGAGGTTAA
- the rpmG gene encoding 50S ribosomal protein L33, with protein sequence MPRELIVLECTECNQRNYDCDKNKRLHPSRVEYKKYCRFCRKHTVHKESK encoded by the coding sequence ATGCCTAGAGAACTCATCGTGCTTGAATGCACAGAATGCAATCAGCGCAACTATGATTGCGACAAGAACAAGCGTCTTCATCCTTCCCGCGTGGAATACAAGAAGTACTGCCGCTTCTGCCGCAAGCATACTGTTCACAAGGAATCCAAGTAA
- the tuf gene encoding elongation factor Tu, with translation MAKEHFDRSKPHCNIGTIGHVDHGKTTLTAAICTTLAAKGLAAAKRFDEIDNAPEEKARGITINTSHVEYTTANRHYAHVDCPGHADYVKNMVTGAAQMDGAILVVAATDGPMPQTREHILLAHQVGVPKIVVFMNKCDMVDDAEILDLVEMEVRELLSKYDYDGDNTPIIRGSALKALEGDPEYQDKIMELMDACDTYIPLPQRDTDKPFLMPIEDVFTITGRGTVATGRIERGVVRLNDKVERIGLGETTEYVITGVEMFRKLLDDAQAGDNVGLLLRGAEKKDIVRGMVLAAPKSVTPHTEFKAEIYVLTKDEGGRHTPFMNGYRPQFYFRTTDVTGTIQLPEGVEMVTPGDTVTIHVNLIAPIAMEKQLRFAIREGGRTVGAGSVTEIIK, from the coding sequence ATGGCAAAAGAACATTTTGACAGAAGTAAGCCGCATTGCAACATCGGCACCATCGGTCACGTTGACCACGGTAAAACCACTCTTACTGCAGCAATCTGCACGACTCTCGCTGCTAAGGGTCTCGCCGCTGCAAAGCGTTTCGATGAAATCGACAACGCTCCGGAAGAAAAGGCTCGTGGTATCACGATCAATACTTCTCACGTCGAATACACCACCGCTAACCGTCACTACGCACACGTTGACTGCCCGGGGCATGCTGACTATGTGAAGAACATGGTGACTGGTGCTGCTCAGATGGACGGCGCTATCCTCGTCGTTGCTGCTACTGACGGCCCGATGCCGCAGACTCGCGAACACATCCTTCTCGCTCACCAGGTTGGCGTGCCGAAGATCGTCGTGTTCATGAACAAGTGCGACATGGTTGACGATGCTGAAATTCTCGACCTCGTCGAAATGGAAGTTCGCGAACTCCTCTCCAAGTATGACTATGACGGTGACAACACCCCGATCATCCGTGGTTCCGCACTCAAGGCTCTCGAAGGCGATCCGGAATACCAGGACAAGATCATGGAACTCATGGACGCTTGCGACACCTACATCCCGCTCCCGCAGCGCGATACCGACAAGCCGTTCCTCATGCCGATCGAAGACGTGTTCACGATTACTGGCCGCGGCACTGTCGCTACTGGCCGTATCGAACGCGGTGTCGTTCGCCTCAACGACAAGGTTGAACGTATCGGTCTCGGTGAAACCACCGAATACGTCATTACCGGTGTTGAAATGTTCCGTAAGCTCCTCGATGACGCTCAGGCCGGTGACAACGTTGGCCTCCTCCTCCGTGGCGCTGAAAAGAAGGACATCGTCCGTGGCATGGTGCTCGCAGCTCCGAAGTCTGTCACTCCGCACACCGAATTTAAGGCTGAAATCTACGTTCTCACGAAGGACGAAGGTGGCCGTCACACGCCGTTCATGAATGGCTACCGTCCGCAGTTCTACTTCCGCACCACCGACGTTACTGGTACGATCCAGCTCCCGGAAGGTGTCGAAATGGTTACTCCGGGTGACACGGTCACGATCCACGTGAACCTCATCGCTCCGATCGCTATGGAAAAGCAGCTCCGCTTCGCTATCCGTGAAGGTGGCCGCACGGTTGGTGCAGGTTCTGTAACCGAAATCATCAAGTAA
- a CDS encoding thioesterase family protein produces MENNFSFKTRIQVRYAETDAMGVVHHATYPIWFEQARVDFFRAVGAPYDEVEREGFASPVLELNVQYKRPCRFGDFVDVETKLVHDGRCKYKFLYQVTLNGELCTTGYSVHVFTKGGVPTREKPECIKKVEDKIFSD; encoded by the coding sequence ATGGAAAACAACTTTTCTTTCAAGACCCGCATTCAAGTCCGCTATGCAGAAACAGACGCCATGGGCGTCGTGCACCACGCCACCTACCCCATCTGGTTTGAACAGGCCCGCGTGGACTTTTTCCGCGCTGTAGGCGCCCCCTACGACGAAGTGGAACGCGAAGGGTTCGCAAGCCCGGTTCTCGAACTCAACGTGCAGTACAAGCGCCCGTGCCGTTTTGGCGACTTTGTCGATGTTGAAACAAAGCTCGTACACGATGGACGCTGCAAGTACAAGTTCCTCTACCAGGTGACCTTGAACGGCGAACTCTGCACAACCGGTTATTCCGTACACGTATTCACGAAAGGCGGAGTCCCGACACGCGAAAAGCCTGAATGCATCAAGAAAGTCGAAGACAAGATTTTTAGCGATTAA
- a CDS encoding replication-associated recombination protein A, which yields MDAPLAERLRPQNLDEFLGQNKILGQQSLLRKSLENDSIPSMIFWGPPGCGKTSLAHVIRQHTKKRFVALSAVASGVKEVKEVLADARQMKKAFMDTILFIDEIHRFNKGQQDALLGAVEDGTVTLIGATTENPGFEVNGALLSRCQLILFAPLSKEDLRTLIFSALRDHPRGLQLKDVEVEDAVVDKLIAQSEGDARFLLNQLEWIGKNLGDNKKIDEKLLEEFQYKKPLRYDKSGEEHYNLISALHKSVRGSDPDAALYWLHRMLQGGEDPRFILRRLMRMSMEDVGLADPNALLLATSAREAYDFMGIPEGLIALDELAIYLALAPKSNSVELAGMKADSIVKQTGTLPVPRAYRNSVTRVGKQLGYGNGYEYDHDSPGGYSAQEHLPTQLVGTTIYEPKPYGREKALGEKLAQLKQLKKERNEREGK from the coding sequence ATGGACGCCCCTTTAGCAGAACGCCTACGCCCGCAAAACCTGGACGAGTTTCTCGGACAGAACAAGATTCTTGGACAGCAGAGTCTGTTGCGCAAGAGTCTTGAAAACGACTCCATCCCCAGCATGATTTTCTGGGGACCTCCGGGTTGCGGAAAGACGAGCCTCGCCCACGTGATCCGCCAGCATACCAAGAAGCGCTTTGTCGCGCTCTCGGCAGTTGCAAGCGGTGTGAAGGAAGTCAAGGAAGTTCTCGCGGACGCTCGCCAGATGAAGAAGGCGTTCATGGACACAATCCTCTTCATCGACGAAATCCACCGCTTTAACAAAGGGCAGCAGGACGCGCTCCTCGGCGCCGTGGAAGACGGCACGGTAACGCTTATTGGCGCGACTACGGAAAACCCGGGTTTCGAGGTGAACGGGGCTTTGCTCAGCCGTTGCCAGCTGATCCTTTTTGCTCCATTAAGCAAAGAAGATTTGCGCACTTTGATTTTTAGCGCATTGCGAGATCACCCGCGCGGCCTCCAGCTCAAGGATGTTGAAGTTGAAGACGCCGTTGTCGACAAACTCATTGCACAGTCCGAAGGCGATGCAAGATTTTTGCTGAACCAGCTCGAATGGATTGGCAAAAACCTCGGCGACAACAAGAAGATCGACGAGAAACTGCTCGAAGAATTCCAGTACAAAAAACCTCTGCGTTACGACAAGAGCGGCGAAGAGCATTACAACCTCATTTCGGCATTGCACAAGTCCGTACGCGGTTCCGACCCGGATGCGGCACTTTACTGGCTCCACAGAATGTTGCAGGGTGGCGAAGACCCGCGATTCATTTTGCGCCGCCTGATGCGCATGAGCATGGAAGATGTAGGCCTTGCAGACCCGAATGCGCTACTGCTTGCAACAAGCGCTCGCGAAGCATACGATTTTATGGGAATCCCAGAAGGTTTGATTGCACTCGACGAGCTCGCGATTTACTTGGCGCTTGCGCCCAAGAGCAACAGCGTTGAACTTGCGGGAATGAAGGCCGATTCCATCGTGAAGCAGACCGGCACGCTCCCCGTGCCGCGTGCCTACCGCAATTCAGTGACACGCGTCGGGAAGCAACTCGGCTACGGAAACGGCTACGAGTACGATCACGACAGTCCGGGCGGCTACTCTGCGCAGGAGCACTTGCCCACGCAACTTGTCGGGACGACGATTTATGAACCCAAGCCTTACGGACGCGAAAAGGCGCTCGGTGAAAAACTCGCGCAGTTGAAGCAACTTAAAAAGGAACGCAACGAGCGAGAAGGTAAGTAA
- a CDS encoding DUF4153 domain-containing protein, translated as MDLTAIKKYPSQISTAFKRFPLAAAFAIFATIAFIYVYEGNHELTDSKLLYWLSIYPTAATMIALTISLVQESRKKFSVIPHAVAEAVWLAISIALVFYHFSANNDTERTYVLATWLFIYTTSFLSIFVAPFFKQKDENGFWIFLMKNAKAAVVATAISAVLLAAIDGLLFGFFNLFDIKASVRPFVYSATISSCTIFPILFFSGIPSIDESLQETPALNKFQTSTNKFIFLPVVSLYILLLYAYIAKIIIQWEMPKGMVSYLVSASMLLMLLRVTQMLPERINPKPSFEKKLLKILPAACIPLVILMSVGIIRRISDYGISEGRYYITAINIFYYIIIAILLIDKIKCKSRYIAIVFCSMFFIATNGPLSAINVTHRVWINSIKTALVEEGYNKFPLNDEDSREFINRLEAKNNIPHIKMVLSRIQTLNIRGDKELAQYVDHGIVILHIDSPHHTKKQASVLKAAIREPKDNYFDIPQNVSKVSYFYKTFRQEDYEFQGDTLFFQLKPKNLDKTLKFFVTKEALEQKNVRFLETEGAKIGVEKLDVNIIKDDKKESYFNIHGFLFLE; from the coding sequence ATGGACTTAACAGCAATCAAGAAATACCCGAGTCAAATCTCGACGGCGTTCAAGCGGTTCCCGCTTGCAGCGGCGTTTGCCATTTTCGCGACCATCGCTTTCATTTACGTTTATGAAGGCAACCATGAGCTAACCGATAGCAAATTACTTTATTGGCTGTCTATTTATCCAACTGCAGCCACGATGATAGCCCTCACGATTTCGCTGGTCCAGGAATCCCGAAAAAAATTCAGCGTCATCCCCCATGCCGTCGCCGAGGCCGTATGGTTAGCCATTTCCATCGCACTAGTCTTTTACCATTTTTCGGCCAACAATGATACCGAACGCACTTATGTCTTGGCTACATGGCTATTTATTTACACTACATCGTTCTTGAGCATTTTCGTAGCGCCATTCTTCAAGCAAAAAGACGAAAACGGATTCTGGATATTCCTGATGAAGAACGCCAAAGCCGCTGTCGTCGCCACCGCCATTTCAGCGGTCCTGCTCGCCGCAATTGATGGACTCCTATTCGGATTTTTTAACCTGTTCGACATCAAGGCGTCTGTAAGACCTTTTGTCTATTCGGCGACTATCAGTTCATGCACCATATTCCCCATCTTGTTCTTCTCCGGCATCCCTTCCATTGACGAGAGCCTGCAAGAAACACCCGCATTGAACAAATTCCAGACCAGCACAAACAAATTCATCTTTTTACCTGTCGTCTCACTCTATATTTTACTTCTTTACGCCTACATCGCAAAAATCATCATCCAATGGGAAATGCCCAAAGGAATGGTCTCCTATCTCGTTTCGGCATCCATGTTACTCATGCTTCTGCGAGTCACTCAGATGCTCCCCGAACGCATCAACCCCAAGCCATCTTTCGAAAAGAAACTCCTGAAAATTCTCCCCGCCGCCTGCATCCCCCTCGTCATTTTGATGTCCGTCGGCATTATACGCAGAATCTCCGATTACGGGATTTCAGAAGGCCGCTATTACATCACGGCAATCAACATCTTCTATTACATCATTATTGCCATTTTGCTCATAGACAAAATCAAGTGCAAATCCAGGTACATTGCCATCGTTTTTTGCAGCATGTTCTTTATCGCCACAAACGGCCCGCTGAGCGCCATTAATGTCACGCACCGCGTATGGATAAATAGCATCAAGACCGCTCTCGTCGAAGAAGGCTACAACAAATTTCCGCTAAACGACGAGGACTCCAGAGAATTTATCAACCGATTAGAGGCCAAGAACAACATCCCTCACATAAAAATGGTCCTTTCGCGAATACAAACACTCAATATAAGAGGTGACAAGGAACTCGCCCAATACGTAGATCATGGCATTGTAATATTACATATTGACAGTCCGCATCACACAAAAAAGCAAGCCTCAGTCCTCAAAGCAGCTATTCGTGAGCCCAAAGACAACTATTTCGACATTCCTCAAAACGTATCCAAAGTCTCTTACTTTTACAAGACCTTCCGTCAAGAGGATTACGAATTCCAGGGCGACACGCTCTTTTTCCAGCTCAAGCCCAAAAACCTCGACAAGACTTTGAAGTTTTTCGTAACAAAAGAAGCACTGGAGCAAAAAAACGTGCGATTCCTTGAAACCGAAGGGGCTAAAATCGGAGTCGAAAAATTAGACGTCAATATCATAAAAGACGACAAAAAAGAGAGCTATTTCAACATCCACGGATTCCTCTTCCTGGAGTAA
- a CDS encoding DUF4153 domain-containing protein, whose amino-acid sequence MDFAKIKKYPNQISTAFKRFPLASLFAVFSTIAFLIVCESFNIPSEQSARFILWLAIYPIAAMFIALDTSLVQEALKNRNPKIQVITGIAWFVISWLIVLYPNTLNDYEMSQTIGALVFIHTTIFLGLFVAPFFKQKNENAFWVHLTKTVKSLVVATIVAGLLLLAMELLFLGFFGLFGFTDPSERPFLYIFIFCTSTVLPLLFFSTLPTIDECLETTPTSSKFVTSICQFLFIPVLAVSIALFYCYILKFFIIQDIPYEVIIWLVVTFMVFMLALNIVMYPSRLNSNPTLEKKVLEIFPIAISPLVLLMTLSIFQLMSDEIDELIIYLIATNIFFYIAIAILLIKKIECKSKYMAIAFCAILLIVCVGPLSAPNSINYVWQNKIKNELTKQGYTEFPLNEASTEKFIQMLRNNNDSDSRKILSYILSTSNSENASVSKYFSTDRSLEDIDRLVRDAMKKSASEDTTEIFDSFEAGISNVNQNALKIPQGVKQAFFINLDFDNDDFQYRGDTLSFLITITDDQDTSKHSTYDFRITKQELEIDSLNTIETDSAIIGIRELHTEQWSKTGQSLRIDGLLFIK is encoded by the coding sequence ATGGACTTTGCAAAAATCAAGAAATACCCGAACCAAATTTCGACGGCGTTCAAGCGATTCCCGCTTGCATCATTATTTGCCGTATTCTCGACCATCGCATTCTTAATTGTTTGTGAAAGCTTTAACATTCCCAGCGAACAATCCGCCAGATTCATACTCTGGCTTGCGATTTATCCCATCGCAGCTATGTTCATCGCCCTCGACACTTCACTCGTTCAAGAAGCCCTAAAAAACAGGAACCCCAAAATCCAAGTCATCACAGGCATCGCATGGTTTGTCATTTCATGGTTGATAGTCCTCTATCCAAACACATTAAACGATTACGAAATGAGCCAGACCATAGGAGCGCTCGTTTTCATACACACGACAATCTTTTTGGGCCTATTCGTCGCACCATTCTTTAAACAAAAAAACGAAAACGCCTTTTGGGTCCACCTGACGAAAACAGTTAAATCTCTCGTCGTCGCCACAATCGTTGCAGGGCTTCTACTTCTTGCAATGGAACTCCTCTTTCTAGGATTCTTCGGCCTATTTGGTTTTACAGACCCTTCCGAAAGACCTTTCTTATACATATTCATTTTCTGTACGAGCACCGTACTTCCGCTCTTGTTCTTTTCGACACTCCCAACCATCGACGAATGCCTGGAGACAACACCCACGTCAAGCAAATTCGTCACAAGCATTTGCCAATTTTTATTCATCCCGGTACTCGCCGTTTCCATAGCGCTCTTTTACTGCTACATCCTCAAATTTTTCATCATACAGGACATTCCGTACGAAGTCATCATTTGGCTCGTCGTCACCTTCATGGTTTTCATGCTGGCGTTAAACATCGTCATGTACCCGTCTCGCCTGAATTCCAATCCGACTCTTGAAAAGAAAGTCCTCGAAATTTTCCCCATCGCCATATCCCCTCTCGTCCTCTTGATGACCTTATCCATATTCCAGTTGATGTCCGACGAAATAGACGAATTGATCATCTACCTTATCGCGACCAACATTTTTTTCTACATCGCCATCGCCATACTGCTCATCAAAAAAATCGAGTGCAAGTCCAAATACATGGCCATCGCCTTTTGCGCCATACTCCTCATCGTCTGCGTAGGGCCACTAAGCGCACCGAATAGCATCAATTACGTTTGGCAAAATAAAATCAAAAACGAACTTACCAAACAAGGCTACACCGAATTTCCGCTGAACGAAGCAAGCACCGAAAAATTCATACAGATGCTCAGGAACAACAACGATTCCGATTCAAGAAAAATCCTTTCGTATATACTCTCGACAAGTAATTCTGAAAACGCAAGCGTTTCCAAATATTTTTCTACAGACCGATCTCTAGAGGACATCGACCGACTCGTCCGAGATGCCATGAAAAAGAGTGCAAGCGAAGACACCACCGAAATATTCGATTCCTTCGAAGCAGGCATCAGCAACGTCAACCAGAATGCGCTTAAGATTCCCCAAGGCGTAAAACAAGCATTCTTCATAAATCTTGATTTCGATAACGACGATTTCCAATACCGTGGCGACACGCTCTCGTTCTTAATCACTATTACAGATGACCAAGACACTTCAAAGCATTCCACTTACGATTTCCGCATCACCAAGCAAGAACTTGAGATAGATTCCTTAAACACCATCGAAACGGACAGCGCTATAATAGGGATTAGGGAATTGCATACGGAGCAATGGTCCAAAACCGGACAATCGCTCAGAATCGACGGGTTACTGTTTATAAAGTAA